The Dunckerocampus dactyliophorus isolate RoL2022-P2 chromosome 13, RoL_Ddac_1.1, whole genome shotgun sequence genome window below encodes:
- the lrit3b gene encoding leucine-rich repeat, immunoglobulin-like domain and transmembrane domain-containing protein 3b isoform X3, with translation MYLLLLLSILQHPVLEVCSCPSLCACAYGNSGTSELRGVQCSDPRISAVPINVPADTVKLRLEKTLITKVPRAAFYNLSELLFLWLTYNSITTIHPSSFVNLKALRELRLDGNLLTAFPWEGLRDMPRLHTLGLHNNRLSSLPSHAALFLLNITYLDLSSNRLTILSAELLDLWFPLPDQRGGSVQRRILGLHDNPWLCDCQISLVVSLSMSIGSPVVLMDQLVTCSRSLGQSGMLLNKVELPRCMRPSIQPAATKVISPLGSNVILRCDATGYPTPTLTWVKTSTNIAAIRTSSGRMKSFPGFWKVVRCMQGSPRVGVRWSIISLDALSYKDAGEYRCQARNMAGIAEAPIKLKVVGVTRLSRLPKKKYQKTPPKSSSINKKPNRTPKASPTPLLKNNQIPQIITAPFKKNITKTAPGFVDKRLNMNSKGPKKMTKKTIKTILELSGNTTDPTPNTKV, from the exons ATGTATCTGCTGCTCCTTCTTTCCATCCTGCAGCACCCTGTTTTAGAAGTATGCTCCTGCCCATCGTTATGTGCCTGCGCCTATGGAAACTCAGGAACATCCGAACTCAG GGGGGTGCAATGCAGTGACCCCAGAATCTCAGCTGTTCCCATCAACGTCCCAGCTGACACAGTCAAACTACGTCTCGAAAAGACCCTGATCACCAAGGTGCCCCGGGCAGCCTTCTACAACCTGTCAGAGCTGCTCTTTTTGTGGCTGACCTACAACTCAATCACAACCATCCATCCCAGCAGCTTTGTGAACCTGAAAGCCCTGAGAGAGTTGCGTTTAGATGGAAATCTCCTAACAGCGTTCCCTTGGGAGGGACTTAGGGACATGCCCCGCCTTCACACACTGGGTCTTCACAACAACAGACTATCCAGCCTTCCCTCTCACGCTGCACTCTTTCTCCTCAACATCACCTATCTGGACCTGTCCAGCAACAG GTTGACCATATTATCTGCGGAACTGTTGGATCTTTGGTTCCCTCTTCCGGATCAAAGAGGAGGATCAGTACAGAGAAGAATTTTGG GTCTCCATGACAACCCATGGTTGTGTGACTGCCAGATCTCCTTGGTGGTGTCATTGTCAATGTCCATTGGGAGTCCTGTGGTTCTCATGGACCAGCTGGTTACTTGCAGCAGATCTCTGGGTCAGTCAGGTATGCTGCTGAACAAAGTCGAGCTGCCTCGCTGTATGAGACCCTCCATACAGCCTGCAGCCACCAAAGTCATATCTCCGCTGGGCAGCAACGTTATCCTCCGTTGTGATGCCACTGGCTATCCAACCCCAACTTTGACCTGGGTCAAGACTTCAACCAAT ATTGCTGCCATCAGGACATCATCCGGCAGGATGAAGAGCTTCCCAGGATTCTGGAAAGTTGTAAGAT GCATGCAGGGATCTCCTCGAGTTGGAGTTCGCTGGTCAATAATCAGCTTGGATGCCTTATCTTACAAGGATGCTGGTGAATACCGTTGCCAAGCTCGGAACATGGCAGGAATAGCTGAAGCACCCATTAAGCTAAAGGTGGTGGGAGTCACACGACTCTCCCGACTGCCGAAGAAGAAGTACCAAAAGACTCCACCAAAGTCATCATCCATCAACAAAAAGCCTAATAGGACTCCGAAGGCTTCTCCCACACCTTTATTGAAGAACAACCAGATACCCCAAATTATTACAgccccatttaaaaaaaacatcacaaagacAGCCCCTGGTTTTGTTGACAAACGTCTCAATATGAACTCAAAAGGTCcaaagaaaatgacaaaaaaaactatcAAGACCATACTTGAGCtatctggcaacacaactgatccTACTCCAAACACTAAAGTATGA
- the jkamp gene encoding JNK1/MAPK8-associated membrane protein: MIAVAMSATCPGLYCGRIMFNGSVERDCGVCPRGERANLQKVCERCTEFPELYDWLYLGFMAMLPLVLHWFFIEWYSGKKSSSALLQHITAMLECSVSAVATLLVTEPVGMLSIHSCRVQMLSDWYTMLYNPSPDYVNTLHCTQEAVYPLYTIVLIYYAFCLVLMMLLRPLLVKKIACGLGKSDRFKSIYAALYFFPILTVLQAVGGGLLYYAFPYIILVLSLVTLAVYMSASEIQSFKNLVAKKKRLVVLFSHWLLHAYGIISISRLDKLEQDLPLLALVPGPALFYIATAKFTEPSRILSEGGNGH, from the exons ATGATAG CAGTGGCCATGAGCGCAACATGCCCGGGCTTGTACTGTGGCAGGATCATGTTCAATGGGTCTGTAGAGAGAGACTGTGGT GTTTGTCCTCGTGGAGAGCGGGCCAACCTCCAGAAGGTGTGTGAACGCTGTACTGAGTTCCCTGAGCTTTATGATTGGCTCTATCTGGGCTTTATGGCCATGCTACCTCTTGTATTGCACTGGTTCTTCATCGAGTGGTATTCGGGAAAGAAAAG TTCCAGTGCTCTCCTGCAGCACATCACAGCCATGTTGGAGTGCAGTGTGTCTGCTGTGGCCACATTGCTGGTTACAGAGCCCGTTGGGATGCTCAGTATCCACTCCTGTCGAGTCCAGATGCTCTCAGATTGGTACACCATGCTTTATAATCCCAGTCCAGACTACGTCAACACTTTACACTGCACCCAGGAGGCTGTCTATCCACT aTATACAATCGTGTTAATCTATTATGCCTTCTGCTTGGTGCTGATGATGCTgctgcgccctctgctggttaaAAAGATAGCATGTGGTCTGGGCAAATCGGACCGATTCAAGAGCATCTATGCTGCGCTGTACTTCTTCCCCATCCTCACGGTGCTTCAGGCTGTTGGGGGGGGACTGCTCT ATTATGCGTTTCCCTACATCATACTGGTCCTGTCTCTGGTCACTCTGGCCGTGTACATGTCCGCCTCGGAAATACAG TCCTTTAAGAACCTGGTTGCCAAGAAGAAACGCCTGGTTGTCCTGTTCAGCCACTGGTTGCTGCATGCTTATGGCATCATCTCCATCTCGCGCCTGGACAAGCTGGAGCAGGACCTGCCCCTGCTGGCCCTGGTGCCTGGGCCCGCCTTGTTCTACATCGCAACAGCTAAATTCACAGAACCGAGCCGGATCCTGTCGGAGGGCGGCAATGGACACTGA
- the lrit3b gene encoding leucine-rich repeat, immunoglobulin-like domain and transmembrane domain-containing protein 3b isoform X1: MYLLLLLSILQHPVLEVCSCPSLCACAYGNSGTSELRGVQCSDPRISAVPINVPADTVKLRLEKTLITKVPRAAFYNLSELLFLWLTYNSITTIHPSSFVNLKALRELRLDGNLLTAFPWEGLRDMPRLHTLGLHNNRLSSLPSHAALFLLNITYLDLSSNRCDQLVNNYPTCVSTQQTNSSPFFRLTILSAELLDLWFPLPDQRGGSVQRRILGLHDNPWLCDCQISLVVSLSMSIGSPVVLMDQLVTCSRSLGQSGMLLNKVELPRCMRPSIQPAATKVISPLGSNVILRCDATGYPTPTLTWVKTSTNIAAIRTSSGRMKSFPGFWKVVRCMQGSPRVGVRWSIISLDALSYKDAGEYRCQARNMAGIAEAPIKLKVVGVTRLSRLPKKKYQKTPPKSSSINKKPNRTPKASPTPLLKNNQIPQIITAPFKKNITKTAPGFVDKRLNMNSKGPKKMTKKTIKTILELSGNTTDPTPNTKV, translated from the exons ATGTATCTGCTGCTCCTTCTTTCCATCCTGCAGCACCCTGTTTTAGAAGTATGCTCCTGCCCATCGTTATGTGCCTGCGCCTATGGAAACTCAGGAACATCCGAACTCAG GGGGGTGCAATGCAGTGACCCCAGAATCTCAGCTGTTCCCATCAACGTCCCAGCTGACACAGTCAAACTACGTCTCGAAAAGACCCTGATCACCAAGGTGCCCCGGGCAGCCTTCTACAACCTGTCAGAGCTGCTCTTTTTGTGGCTGACCTACAACTCAATCACAACCATCCATCCCAGCAGCTTTGTGAACCTGAAAGCCCTGAGAGAGTTGCGTTTAGATGGAAATCTCCTAACAGCGTTCCCTTGGGAGGGACTTAGGGACATGCCCCGCCTTCACACACTGGGTCTTCACAACAACAGACTATCCAGCCTTCCCTCTCACGCTGCACTCTTTCTCCTCAACATCACCTATCTGGACCTGTCCAGCAACAGGTGTGACCAGCTGGTAAATAATTACCCAACTTGTGTTTCCACTCAGCAAACAAACAGCTCTCCTTTCTTTAGGTTGACCATATTATCTGCGGAACTGTTGGATCTTTGGTTCCCTCTTCCGGATCAAAGAGGAGGATCAGTACAGAGAAGAATTTTGG GTCTCCATGACAACCCATGGTTGTGTGACTGCCAGATCTCCTTGGTGGTGTCATTGTCAATGTCCATTGGGAGTCCTGTGGTTCTCATGGACCAGCTGGTTACTTGCAGCAGATCTCTGGGTCAGTCAGGTATGCTGCTGAACAAAGTCGAGCTGCCTCGCTGTATGAGACCCTCCATACAGCCTGCAGCCACCAAAGTCATATCTCCGCTGGGCAGCAACGTTATCCTCCGTTGTGATGCCACTGGCTATCCAACCCCAACTTTGACCTGGGTCAAGACTTCAACCAAT ATTGCTGCCATCAGGACATCATCCGGCAGGATGAAGAGCTTCCCAGGATTCTGGAAAGTTGTAAGAT GCATGCAGGGATCTCCTCGAGTTGGAGTTCGCTGGTCAATAATCAGCTTGGATGCCTTATCTTACAAGGATGCTGGTGAATACCGTTGCCAAGCTCGGAACATGGCAGGAATAGCTGAAGCACCCATTAAGCTAAAGGTGGTGGGAGTCACACGACTCTCCCGACTGCCGAAGAAGAAGTACCAAAAGACTCCACCAAAGTCATCATCCATCAACAAAAAGCCTAATAGGACTCCGAAGGCTTCTCCCACACCTTTATTGAAGAACAACCAGATACCCCAAATTATTACAgccccatttaaaaaaaacatcacaaagacAGCCCCTGGTTTTGTTGACAAACGTCTCAATATGAACTCAAAAGGTCcaaagaaaatgacaaaaaaaactatcAAGACCATACTTGAGCtatctggcaacacaactgatccTACTCCAAACACTAAAGTATGA
- the lrit3b gene encoding leucine-rich repeat, immunoglobulin-like domain and transmembrane domain-containing protein 3b isoform X2, producing MYLLLLLSILQHPVLEVCSCPSLCACAYGNSGTSELRGVQCSDPRISAVPINVPADTVKLRLEKTLITKVPRAAFYNLSELLFLWLTYNSITTIHPSSFVNLKALRELRLDGNLLTAFPWEGLRDMPRLHTLGLHNNRLSSLPSHAALFLLNITYLDLSSNRCDQLVNNYPTCVSTQQTNSSPFFRLTILSAELLDLWFPLPDQRGGSVQRRILGLHDNPWLCDCQISLVVSLSMSIGSPVVLMDQLVTCSRSLGQSGMLLNKVELPRCMRPSIQPAATKVISPLGSNVILRCDATGYPTPTLTWVKTSTNVDCCHQDIIRQDEELPRILESCMQGSPRVGVRWSIISLDALSYKDAGEYRCQARNMAGIAEAPIKLKVVGVTRLSRLPKKKYQKTPPKSSSINKKPNRTPKASPTPLLKNNQIPQIITAPFKKNITKTAPGFVDKRLNMNSKGPKKMTKKTIKTILELSGNTTDPTPNTKV from the exons ATGTATCTGCTGCTCCTTCTTTCCATCCTGCAGCACCCTGTTTTAGAAGTATGCTCCTGCCCATCGTTATGTGCCTGCGCCTATGGAAACTCAGGAACATCCGAACTCAG GGGGGTGCAATGCAGTGACCCCAGAATCTCAGCTGTTCCCATCAACGTCCCAGCTGACACAGTCAAACTACGTCTCGAAAAGACCCTGATCACCAAGGTGCCCCGGGCAGCCTTCTACAACCTGTCAGAGCTGCTCTTTTTGTGGCTGACCTACAACTCAATCACAACCATCCATCCCAGCAGCTTTGTGAACCTGAAAGCCCTGAGAGAGTTGCGTTTAGATGGAAATCTCCTAACAGCGTTCCCTTGGGAGGGACTTAGGGACATGCCCCGCCTTCACACACTGGGTCTTCACAACAACAGACTATCCAGCCTTCCCTCTCACGCTGCACTCTTTCTCCTCAACATCACCTATCTGGACCTGTCCAGCAACAGGTGTGACCAGCTGGTAAATAATTACCCAACTTGTGTTTCCACTCAGCAAACAAACAGCTCTCCTTTCTTTAGGTTGACCATATTATCTGCGGAACTGTTGGATCTTTGGTTCCCTCTTCCGGATCAAAGAGGAGGATCAGTACAGAGAAGAATTTTGG GTCTCCATGACAACCCATGGTTGTGTGACTGCCAGATCTCCTTGGTGGTGTCATTGTCAATGTCCATTGGGAGTCCTGTGGTTCTCATGGACCAGCTGGTTACTTGCAGCAGATCTCTGGGTCAGTCAGGTATGCTGCTGAACAAAGTCGAGCTGCCTCGCTGTATGAGACCCTCCATACAGCCTGCAGCCACCAAAGTCATATCTCCGCTGGGCAGCAACGTTATCCTCCGTTGTGATGCCACTGGCTATCCAACCCCAACTTTGACCTGGGTCAAGACTTCAACCAATGTTG ATTGCTGCCATCAGGACATCATCCGGCAGGATGAAGAGCTTCCCAGGATTCTGGAAAGTT GCATGCAGGGATCTCCTCGAGTTGGAGTTCGCTGGTCAATAATCAGCTTGGATGCCTTATCTTACAAGGATGCTGGTGAATACCGTTGCCAAGCTCGGAACATGGCAGGAATAGCTGAAGCACCCATTAAGCTAAAGGTGGTGGGAGTCACACGACTCTCCCGACTGCCGAAGAAGAAGTACCAAAAGACTCCACCAAAGTCATCATCCATCAACAAAAAGCCTAATAGGACTCCGAAGGCTTCTCCCACACCTTTATTGAAGAACAACCAGATACCCCAAATTATTACAgccccatttaaaaaaaacatcacaaagacAGCCCCTGGTTTTGTTGACAAACGTCTCAATATGAACTCAAAAGGTCcaaagaaaatgacaaaaaaaactatcAAGACCATACTTGAGCtatctggcaacacaactgatccTACTCCAAACACTAAAGTATGA